In Nocardia sputorum, a single genomic region encodes these proteins:
- a CDS encoding helix-turn-helix domain-containing protein, whose amino-acid sequence MSAPPAVAQALADIGPRLKALRTRRNVTLTALAESTGISKSTLSRLESGQRKASLELLLPIAMAHQVPLDELVAAPAIADPRVHTTARKMNGLTIVPLTRQPGPLQAFKIIIPPERGEPDPKVHEGFEWLYVLSGRLRLVLGEHDLVLGPGEAAEFDTRQPHWFGSAGRGPVEILSLFGSQGERMHLRARSAGRKRA is encoded by the coding sequence ATGTCTGCACCACCGGCTGTCGCCCAGGCCCTCGCCGATATCGGGCCACGACTCAAAGCGCTGCGCACCCGCCGCAATGTCACGCTCACCGCGCTGGCCGAAAGCACCGGGATCTCCAAGAGCACGCTGTCGCGGCTCGAGTCCGGTCAGCGCAAAGCCAGCCTGGAACTGCTGCTGCCGATCGCGATGGCCCACCAGGTGCCGTTGGACGAATTGGTGGCCGCCCCCGCGATCGCCGATCCGCGGGTCCACACGACGGCGCGGAAGATGAACGGGCTCACCATCGTTCCGCTGACCCGGCAGCCGGGTCCGCTGCAGGCGTTCAAGATCATCATCCCACCCGAGCGCGGCGAACCCGACCCCAAGGTGCACGAGGGTTTCGAGTGGCTCTACGTGTTGTCCGGACGACTGCGGCTGGTACTCGGCGAGCACGATCTGGTGCTCGGCCCGGGCGAGGCCGCGGAATTCGACACCCGCCAACCGCATTGGTTCGGCAGCGCGGGCCGGGGTCCGGTGGAAATCCTGAGCCTATTCGGGTCGCAGGGTGAACGAATGCATCTTCGCGCGCGGTCGGCGGGCC
- a CDS encoding DUF4233 domain-containing protein: MSEPADRDEQAVPAPATDPWKGFRGVMAGTLVLEAIVVLLALPVVADVGGGVTWFSGTYLVVLAVVMFLGAGLQRRSWALPFNLGLQVLVLLGAFIHLSIGVIGVVFGVVWGFILVLRADVRGRMEKGLLPSQRIQRS; encoded by the coding sequence ATGAGCGAACCGGCCGACCGAGACGAGCAGGCGGTGCCCGCCCCCGCGACCGACCCGTGGAAGGGGTTCCGCGGGGTGATGGCGGGGACGCTGGTGCTGGAGGCGATCGTGGTGCTGCTGGCCCTGCCGGTGGTGGCGGACGTCGGCGGCGGGGTGACCTGGTTTTCGGGCACCTATCTCGTGGTCCTCGCGGTGGTGATGTTCCTGGGGGCCGGGTTGCAGCGGCGGTCCTGGGCATTGCCGTTCAATCTCGGCCTGCAAGTGCTTGTCCTGCTCGGCGCGTTCATCCACCTGTCCATCGGCGTGATCGGCGTGGTGTTCGGCGTGGTCTGGGGCTTCATCCTGGTGCTGCGAGCCGACGTGCGCGGCCGGATGGAGAAGGGCCTGCTGCCCAGCCAGCGCATCCAGCGGTCGTAG
- the folC gene encoding bifunctional tetrahydrofolate synthase/dihydrofolate synthase, translating into MALVEAELDRRWPETKIEPSLTRIATLMDLLGSPQQSYPAIHIAGTNGKTSVTRMIDALLTALHRRTGRITSPHLQLATERISIDNAPITPARYVEIYRELLPYVEMIDKQSAAAGGPAMSKFEVLTGMAFAAFAEAPVDVAVVETGLGGTWDATNVVDGQVAVITPIGLDHTEYLGPDLTSIAGEKAGIIKRAPAGLVPRDNVAVIAQQEPEAMEVLLRRAVEMDAAVAREGSEFRVLARQIAVGGQQLELQGLGGVYDEIFLPLHGEHQARNAVLALAAVEAFFGAGAQRKLDMDAVRAGFASVTSPGRLERMRSAPTIFIDAAHNPAGAQALAATLTDEFDFRKLVGVVAVLGDKDAAGILTALEPVLDEIVVTSNGSPRALDVETLADLAVQRFGDERVVSAATLPDALETAIAIAEEVGEAGEMVSGAGVIVTGSVVTAGAARALFGKDPA; encoded by the coding sequence ATGGCGCTGGTCGAGGCGGAACTCGACCGGCGCTGGCCGGAGACCAAGATCGAGCCCTCGCTCACCCGGATCGCCACGCTGATGGATCTGCTCGGCTCGCCGCAGCAGAGCTACCCGGCGATCCACATCGCGGGCACCAACGGCAAGACCTCGGTGACCAGGATGATCGACGCGCTGCTCACCGCGCTGCATCGGCGTACCGGCCGGATCACCAGTCCGCATCTGCAACTGGCCACCGAGCGGATCAGCATCGACAACGCGCCGATCACGCCCGCGCGGTACGTGGAGATCTACCGCGAGCTGCTGCCGTACGTCGAGATGATCGACAAGCAGTCGGCGGCCGCGGGAGGTCCCGCGATGAGCAAGTTCGAGGTGCTCACCGGCATGGCGTTCGCCGCCTTCGCCGAGGCGCCGGTCGACGTGGCGGTCGTCGAGACGGGATTGGGCGGCACCTGGGACGCCACGAACGTGGTCGACGGGCAGGTCGCGGTGATCACGCCGATCGGCTTGGACCACACCGAGTACCTCGGCCCGGACCTCACCTCGATCGCGGGCGAGAAGGCCGGGATCATCAAACGCGCCCCGGCGGGCCTGGTGCCGCGCGACAACGTCGCGGTGATCGCGCAGCAGGAACCGGAGGCGATGGAGGTGCTGCTGCGCCGCGCCGTCGAGATGGACGCCGCGGTCGCGCGCGAGGGCTCGGAGTTCCGCGTGCTCGCCCGGCAGATCGCGGTGGGCGGGCAGCAACTCGAGTTGCAGGGCCTCGGCGGGGTGTACGACGAGATCTTCCTGCCGTTGCACGGCGAGCACCAAGCGCGCAACGCGGTGCTCGCGCTCGCGGCGGTGGAGGCGTTCTTCGGCGCGGGCGCGCAACGCAAGCTCGACATGGACGCCGTGCGCGCCGGTTTCGCGAGCGTCACCAGCCCTGGGCGGCTGGAGCGCATGCGCAGCGCGCCCACCATCTTCATCGACGCCGCGCACAATCCGGCCGGTGCGCAGGCGCTGGCCGCGACGCTGACCGACGAGTTCGACTTCCGCAAACTGGTCGGAGTGGTCGCGGTGCTCGGTGACAAGGACGCCGCCGGCATCCTCACCGCGCTGGAGCCGGTGCTGGACGAGATCGTCGTCACCAGCAACGGTTCGCCCCGCGCGCTGGACGTGGAGACGCTCGCCGACCTCGCGGTCCAGCGGTTCGGTGACGAGCGCGTGGTCTCCGCCGCCACGCTGCCCGACGCGCTGGAGACCGCGATCGCGATCGCCGAAGAGGTGGGCGAGGCGGGCGAGATGGTCTCCGGAGCCGGAGTGATCGTGACAGGGTCGGTGGTCACGGCGGGCGCGGCCCGCGCGCTGTTCGGGAAGGACCCGGCGTGA
- the ndk gene encoding nucleoside-diphosphate kinase — translation MTEQTLVLIKPDGVARGLVGEVLARIERKGLKIVALELKHVSEELAQGHYAEHAEKPFFGSLIEFITSGPVVAAILEGPRAIAAFRQIAGGTDPVDKAVPGSIRGDFALETQENLVHGSDSPESAKREIALWFPERPA, via the coding sequence GTGACTGAGCAGACGTTGGTACTCATCAAGCCGGACGGTGTGGCCCGTGGCCTTGTCGGCGAGGTGCTGGCACGGATCGAGCGCAAGGGCCTGAAGATCGTCGCCCTCGAACTGAAGCACGTGTCGGAGGAACTGGCCCAGGGCCACTACGCCGAGCACGCCGAGAAGCCGTTCTTCGGGTCCCTGATCGAGTTCATCACCTCGGGCCCGGTCGTCGCGGCCATCCTGGAGGGTCCCCGCGCGATCGCCGCGTTCCGCCAGATCGCCGGCGGCACCGATCCGGTGGACAAGGCCGTGCCCGGCAGCATTCGCGGAGACTTCGCTCTGGAGACCCAGGAGAACCTGGTCCACGGCTCGGATTCCCCCGAATCGGCCAAGCGGGAGATCGCGCTCTGGTTCCCCGAGCGGCCCGCCTGA
- a CDS encoding NAD(P)/FAD-dependent oxidoreductase — protein MSETYDVVIVGGGAAGLSGALVLARARRRVAVVRGGAPRNAPAEHMHGFLSRDGMPPAQLLASGAAEAVSYGAEMIDDVVVGAERTGEADHTLRLGGGGTLRARRVLVATGLRDELPELPGVAERWGRDVLHCPYCHGYEVRDQPIGVLGGPEPGALARAVHLALLLPQWSDDVVFFSNTMTLSDDDRAHLDARGVRVVEGEVARFVVDDRLRGVELADGRAVPRTAMFVAPTFRANDEVLVALGCAFDAGGWVATDATGRTSVPGVWAAGNVSNPAAQVISAAGAGSAAAIAINGDLVAAEVAVLAR, from the coding sequence ATGAGCGAAACATACGACGTGGTGATCGTGGGCGGCGGAGCGGCGGGATTGTCCGGTGCGCTGGTCCTGGCCCGGGCGCGGCGGCGCGTCGCGGTGGTCAGGGGCGGCGCACCGCGCAACGCGCCCGCCGAGCACATGCACGGGTTCCTGTCCCGGGACGGGATGCCACCGGCGCAACTGCTGGCGAGCGGAGCCGCCGAGGCCGTGAGCTACGGCGCGGAGATGATCGACGACGTCGTCGTCGGCGCCGAGCGGACGGGGGAGGCCGACCACACGCTGCGGCTCGGTGGCGGCGGGACGCTGCGGGCTCGTCGCGTGCTCGTGGCCACCGGGCTGCGCGACGAACTGCCGGAGCTGCCCGGAGTGGCCGAGCGGTGGGGCCGTGACGTGCTGCACTGCCCGTACTGCCACGGCTACGAGGTCCGGGACCAGCCGATCGGCGTGCTCGGCGGGCCGGAGCCCGGCGCCCTGGCCCGTGCGGTGCACCTGGCGCTGTTGCTGCCCCAGTGGTCGGACGACGTCGTCTTCTTCTCGAACACGATGACCCTGTCCGACGACGACCGGGCCCACTTGGACGCGCGCGGCGTCCGGGTGGTCGAGGGCGAGGTCGCCCGGTTCGTGGTGGACGACCGGCTGCGCGGTGTGGAACTGGCCGACGGGCGGGCCGTGCCGAGGACCGCCATGTTCGTCGCGCCGACTTTCCGTGCCAACGACGAAGTGCTGGTCGCGCTCGGCTGCGCGTTCGACGCAGGCGGCTGGGTGGCGACGGACGCCACCGGACGCACCAGCGTGCCGGGTGTGTGGGCCGCGGGCAACGTCAGCAATCCGGCAGCTCAGGTCATTTCCGCCGCGGGAGCGGGCTCCGCCGCGGCGATCGCGATCAACGGCGACTTGGTGGCGGCCGAGGTCGCCGTGCTCGCCCGTTGA
- a CDS encoding valine--tRNA ligase, with product MTSAAPDNTRNRADALPKSWTPGEVEAEMYERWVAAGYFTADPGSGKPAYSIVLPPPNVTGTLHMGHALDHTLMDTLSRRKRMQGYEVLWLPGMDHAGIATQTVVEKQLAVDGKTKEDFGRELFVQKVWDWKRESGGAIQWQMRALGDGVDWSRDRFTMDEGLSRAVQTMFKRLYDAGLIYRAERLVNWSPELRTAISDIEVKYEDVEGELVSLRYGSLADDEPHVVVATTRVETMLGDTAVAVHPEDPRYRALIGTTLEHPITGRQIPIIADDYVDPEFGSGAVKITPAHDPNDFEMGLRHGLPMPTIMDERGRITGTGTEFDGMDRFEARVKVRERLAREGRVVAEKRPYLHSVGHSERTGEPIEPRLSMQWWVKVESLAKAAGDAVRNGDTVIHPKSQEPRWFGWVDDMHDWCISRQLWWGHRIPIWYGPEGEVVCVGPDEQAPEGWVQDPDVLDTWFSSGLWPFSTMGWPHATAELEKFYPTSVLVTGYDILFFWVARMMMFGTYVAEDAALTAGKGGERQVPFKDVFLHGLIRDQFGKKMSKSRGNGIDPLDWINAFGADATRFTLARGAQPGGDLSVGEPHVLASRSFVTKLFNATKFALMNGARVGDLPDRAQLTDADRWILDRLDAVRAEADAAFDAYEFGKACEALYHFAWDELCDWYLELAKVQFAADGARAEATQLVLGSVLDAVLRLLHPVIPFVTEALWQALTGGESVVVAPWPQASGVPADQEGAQRISDTQRLITEIRRFRSDQGLADKQKVAAKLIGLDAAGLGEQAASVANLARLTEPGAEFAATASVEVRLSTGTVTVELDTSGAVDLDAERRRLEKDLAAAQKELQGTAAKLGNEAFLAKAPEHVVDKIRGRQQIASDEVARIGARLAELSGK from the coding sequence GTGACCAGCGCAGCCCCTGACAACACGCGTAATCGTGCCGATGCCCTCCCCAAGAGCTGGACTCCCGGCGAGGTGGAGGCCGAGATGTACGAGCGCTGGGTAGCCGCGGGCTATTTCACCGCCGATCCGGGCAGTGGCAAGCCGGCCTATTCGATCGTGCTGCCGCCGCCGAACGTCACCGGCACGCTGCACATGGGCCACGCGCTCGACCACACCTTGATGGACACGCTCTCGCGCCGCAAGCGCATGCAGGGCTACGAGGTGCTCTGGCTGCCCGGCATGGACCACGCGGGCATCGCCACCCAGACCGTGGTGGAGAAGCAGCTGGCGGTGGACGGCAAGACGAAGGAAGATTTCGGCCGCGAACTGTTCGTGCAGAAGGTGTGGGACTGGAAGCGGGAATCCGGCGGCGCCATCCAATGGCAGATGCGCGCGCTCGGCGACGGCGTCGACTGGAGCCGGGACCGCTTCACGATGGACGAGGGCCTGTCGCGCGCCGTGCAGACCATGTTCAAGCGGCTCTACGACGCGGGCCTGATCTACCGCGCCGAGCGGCTGGTGAACTGGTCGCCGGAGCTGCGCACCGCGATCTCCGACATCGAGGTGAAGTACGAGGACGTGGAAGGCGAGCTGGTCTCGCTGCGCTACGGCTCGCTCGCCGACGACGAACCGCACGTCGTGGTGGCCACCACCCGGGTGGAGACCATGCTCGGCGACACGGCCGTGGCCGTGCATCCGGAGGACCCGCGTTACCGGGCCTTGATCGGCACCACCTTGGAGCATCCGATCACCGGGCGGCAGATCCCGATCATCGCCGACGACTACGTCGATCCCGAATTCGGCTCGGGCGCGGTGAAGATCACCCCGGCGCACGACCCGAACGACTTCGAGATGGGTCTGCGGCACGGGCTCCCGATGCCGACCATCATGGACGAGCGTGGCCGGATCACCGGCACCGGAACCGAATTCGACGGCATGGACCGTTTCGAGGCGCGCGTCAAGGTGCGCGAACGGCTCGCGCGGGAGGGCAGGGTGGTCGCCGAGAAGCGCCCGTACCTGCACAGCGTCGGCCACTCCGAGCGCACCGGCGAGCCGATCGAGCCGCGGCTGTCCATGCAGTGGTGGGTGAAGGTCGAGTCGCTGGCCAAGGCCGCCGGTGACGCCGTCCGCAACGGCGACACCGTGATCCACCCCAAGAGTCAGGAACCGCGCTGGTTCGGCTGGGTCGACGACATGCACGACTGGTGCATCTCGCGCCAGCTGTGGTGGGGCCACCGCATCCCCATCTGGTACGGCCCCGAGGGCGAAGTGGTGTGCGTCGGGCCCGACGAGCAGGCGCCCGAAGGCTGGGTGCAGGACCCGGATGTGCTGGACACCTGGTTCTCCTCCGGCCTGTGGCCGTTCTCCACGATGGGCTGGCCGCACGCCACCGCCGAACTCGAGAAGTTCTATCCCACCAGCGTGCTCGTCACCGGCTACGACATCCTGTTCTTCTGGGTGGCGCGGATGATGATGTTCGGCACCTACGTGGCCGAGGACGCCGCGCTGACCGCGGGCAAGGGCGGCGAGCGCCAGGTGCCGTTCAAGGACGTCTTCCTGCACGGCCTGATCCGCGACCAGTTCGGCAAGAAGATGTCCAAGTCGCGCGGCAACGGCATCGACCCGCTGGATTGGATCAACGCCTTCGGCGCCGACGCGACCCGGTTCACCCTCGCGCGCGGCGCGCAGCCCGGCGGTGACCTCTCGGTCGGCGAGCCGCACGTGCTCGCCTCGCGCAGCTTCGTGACCAAGCTGTTCAACGCGACCAAATTCGCGCTGATGAACGGCGCGCGGGTGGGCGACCTGCCCGACCGCGCGCAGCTCACCGACGCCGACCGCTGGATCCTGGACCGGCTGGACGCGGTGCGCGCCGAAGCCGACGCCGCGTTCGACGCCTACGAGTTCGGCAAGGCCTGCGAGGCGCTCTACCACTTCGCCTGGGACGAGCTGTGCGACTGGTACCTGGAACTGGCCAAGGTGCAGTTCGCCGCCGACGGCGCCCGCGCCGAGGCGACCCAGCTCGTGCTCGGCTCCGTGCTCGATGCCGTGCTGCGCCTGCTGCATCCGGTCATCCCGTTCGTCACCGAGGCGTTGTGGCAGGCGCTGACCGGCGGCGAGTCGGTGGTGGTCGCGCCGTGGCCGCAGGCATCCGGTGTGCCCGCGGATCAGGAAGGCGCGCAACGTATTTCCGATACGCAGCGGTTGATCACGGAGATCCGGCGGTTCCGCAGCGACCAGGGCCTGGCGGACAAGCAGAAGGTCGCGGCCAAGCTGATCGGCCTGGACGCGGCCGGACTCGGCGAGCAGGCGGCGTCGGTGGCGAACCTGGCGCGGCTCACCGAGCCGGGGGCCGAGTTCGCCGCCACCGCGTCGGTGGAGGTCCGCCTGAGCACCGGAACGGTCACCGTGGAGCTGGACACCTCGGGCGCGGTCGACCTGGACGCCGAACGCCGCAGGCTGGAGAAGGACCTGGCCGCCGCGCAGAAGGAGCTCCAGGGCACCGCCGCCAAGCTCGGCAACGAGGCGTTCCTGGCCAAGGCGCCCGAGCACGTGGTGGACAAGATCCGCGGCAGGCAGCAGATCGCCTCCGACGAGGTGGCGCGGATCGGGGCGCGGCTGGCGGAGTTGAGCGGCAAGTGA